The Primulina huaijiensis isolate GDHJ02 chromosome 10, ASM1229523v2, whole genome shotgun sequence region GAGAAGCCAACTTCTGGAACATGGTCTGCAATTGAACCCTCAACTTTTAAACTCCGTGGAGACAACTATTTCAAGTATGTTTCTCTCCTCCATCTGTTGTCCACTAAAAAATTTCAAGCGATTTCATCAATTTATTGACAATTTAAAGCATTGCAGAGATAAAAAGAAGTCTCCTGCACCAAATGTTTGTCCTTACCTTCCCGTTGGCGTTGATTTGTTTACGTCCACAAGGAAAATTAACCACATTGCGCAGCATCTTGAGTTACCCTCTGTAAAAGCAGATGGGAAAATTCCACCACTTCTAATTGTTAACATTCAGGTGATTTGATGTCCGATTTAAGCACCTTAATTCCACGTTTTTGGTTGAGGCCAATTTAATCTGATATAAATTTCATCACGCAGCTGCCCGCTTATCCAGCATCCATGTTTCTTGGCGATGGTGATGGAGAGGGCTTGAGCCTTGTCCTGTATTTTAAACTTTCAGAAAGTTTTGAGACAGACGTATCTCCCCAGTTTCTGGACAATATCAAGGTAATATATCGGTTTAATCATATGTACAATGCTATAAAATTCTAAGGGTCTGGATATTTAGAATATTCTACAGAAACCGATGTTTTTATGCTGCAGAGATTGGTGGATGATGAAATGGAAAAGGTTAAAGGTTTTGCTAAAGAATCAATTGTTCCCTTCAGAGAGAGGCTGAAAATCATGGTTGGGGTGGCTAATGCAGAAGACCTTGTATCAAATTCGACAGAGAGAAAACTTCTGAATGCTTACAATGAGAAACCTGTTCTTTCTCGTCCTCAACATGAATTTTATCAGGTGACAAAAGTCTTCCAATAAAGGCAAGATAATCATCAACACTTGTAACATGGTGATTACCAATATTTAGCTTCCTATATTGCGCAGGGTCCCAACTACTTTGAAGTCGATCTGGATATCCATCGCTTCAGCTACATAGCAAGAAAGGGACTTGATGCATTTCATGAGCGATTAAAGAATGGAATACTCGATCTGGGATTGACTATTCAGGTTCAATACGTTGAGCCAGCACTCATTCctatttctttcttcttctttttttcttacTGAAATAGCTACTGAAgccattttcttgaaaaaacagGCCCAAAAACCAGAGGAATTACCCGAAAAAGTCCTTTGCTGTGTGAGATTGAACAAGATCGACTTTGTTAATCATGGCCAAATACCCACGATTGTACGTCTTGATGATGATGACTGAGACCATATTTAGCCATGTTATCTGGCCTTTCGAAACGGCTAGAGAAAATTTCCAGGCTATCATGGTCTTCCTCCTCTTCCCGATCCAAGTCCAAGCTATCCCACAACCagttatcaaaataaaaagaatCTTGTTTTGTTGTTGATTCAATCACATTTTTAACGTCTAAAATTTTACCCTCTGATAATTAACATCTTGTGATAATTATGACTCCAACAATTTGGTATGTTAATTTTTTCATCGATTTCTCCAAGTTTTATTCCAGCATACAAGATTTATAATGAAGAAGAatgtcatttattattttagtgatcataaaatttcatgtcactTGCATGGAAtgaatataacaaaaatataaaaaatatttaaaattgtactaagtatatatatttttttatttgattagttAATTGCAAAATCTTCATGATGTTTGAAGTATTTTTGTTAAAAGTGAGCAAGTTTTTTGAACAAtaaatttttagatttaaaGTAATTAGCCAGACTCTTTAATTTCTTGATTTAAAGTGTTCTCAACATTAAGGGgagcaacaattttttttagattgaACCAGAAAAGAGTTTATcagatttataaaacaaattgtTACAAAATCTTATGTACAGATTTTGGATGATGAACAATTCATAAGGGATTTTATGTGCTAATTACATCAACCATTTGTGAAAAGTTAAAGACATAAAACCtcctaaaattattaatttgttaatatattctttattttttaaaactcaaaCACAGTTCACCCTTGTGTTATAAAAACTTAGTAGTAGAGGATTttatagttatttttaaaaatatgaggtCTAAAATGCTATTAATTTTATATAGGTTTTTTTAAATGTGAGATGTCGATTTTACGGACTCGGAATTAGATTagtcatctataaaaaaaattaaacaaaataaaattagattagattagattagtTCTACACACGTAATGTTTGAGctgttatatgatttaaaatattgaagttaAACAGTCACCACcagctataattttttataaaaccgagatttttaaaagtattttgaaGATCTAATTTTGCTTGAGAACACGGGCACCTAACTAAGTTGACGTTATATTAACTGCACAATAAATGTTTTTCCCCTTTTATGACCAATATAAATGCGGGGTCCTTAACTCCTAATTATTATTACAAGACAATTTGATtaaggttaattaattacagcagaaaacgagtttaaactttctttacaatgaacccaaaatacattatttgtatactaaaaatagtatttcatctgaCATCATAAAATATGTCCACACATGATCAAAACCTACTATATACAAACAAATCATATcatcgggacatgccccggtatatagatacatatatccACTGAGATAGACAATAAAACCTCAACTCAgatgtgactccctccagaagtaccctctccggtctccgatatcctggagtacctgtcattgcccacatacaaagacaacaacagcgccctctggggtgagcaaagctcagtctgaaacaaccacaatatataccacaagtatctaaacaacgatatatgatatgcaatgcatgtatgtcgtggaggtatcaaatcaaatgcccatccactgggCATATATTAGAATCAATcaaatcgctatcaaatcaatgctcgagctgacACACCGACCATAAGGGAtgatcgtatgatagcgtcggcaaagcgccatcaaatcccaaatctcaatcaatcatcggggccactaatgactatgctttaagggtcacataatgccaaacatagcatcgtgttcacaaaccccagaatcaattCCAATCATAatgggtatccaaggatcatagctcaacgtgtatgtcatgtatgtcacatcaattcaacaaataaggcatatagacatattctcaatcaaattaatcaaacatatatcatatgatacagatacctgttgtatgttactcggtcgcaacataccttaATTCTTCGTTTCCAGTCCACTGTAGCTTTAGATTTCAGTATAAAAATCTatttacatcaataacatattcatttcaatcaataaaatcattcaaaatcaaccatataagtttcaaatatcttttgaaactttgaaaattcatagcaaatggaaatcataacataattcaatttcgacttcgaatacgagttttttgtcggttattctatcgcatatatagatctcgacttcaaatacatgatattcCAGTATTTCAATAATTAAAGTTGTTGAAACCAAAAGAATATTACCTCAAAAGAAAGCTCTTGACGCGAtgattccgaatatataatttgtttcgagTTCTGATATCATTTCAAGGTAGATTCGTACGTTTGAATTCGATTTCCAACTTGTTTCTTCGACTTTCAGAGGAAGAAGGAAGGAATTTCTCGTAAAACTCATTCTTATCACTTCTTAAATAGGACAGCAGTACGCGCGCGGTGGCGCCAGAACTCGCGCGGCCGAATTTCTCGTAAAACTCATTCTTATCACTTCTTAAATAGGGTGCAACAGCAGTAGGTGCGCGGTGGGGCCAGAACTCGCGATGCCACGCGCGTACTGCTGTCTTAGATTTCATTTTCCACcagcctcactcaatttggatatcggATGCGAGAGTTATGCTTATTCTCCCAAAATATGTCAGTGCAAGAACTGCAACGGACACAATACACTTCGGGATGATTTTGCCCCTATTTCTAAatagatttggacaaaactcaaaaaatgaaaattttagtactatgtattagctttctaatggaATTGGTCTCatttcatttggactaatactcagATAGTTATGCTAAAAATCGTAACATGTGTCACTTTTTCGTTGCGGTTCAACATACTTTTcaacacaaatcaatttctaatacaataTTTCATTATCACAACATATTTTCTCTAAGCACATAACAATCTCATGACTTATCGATAATcacattatgatttatgatgatatgatatacGGTTCTtacaataaatgtttttatgacTGTTGTTTGTTGTGAATAACAAATgccatttttgttttttcagtTCCCATTTCTGATTTTTTAGTTCATAAAGATGTTTGTTATTATTAGTTCTCGAACTCGAGATTTCGTCCCGCTATAACCACGATAAACGCTTTTATAACCACCAAGAGTGAAGTATAAAATTTAAGTTCAAAGCGCTATAAATATTATTGTCtttaaaatttgtgatttacTTTTCTACACGAAATTTTCCCACTGAGAATATTCAGGACTACTTGAGTTATTGCAACACTTCTTTAACAAGTAACTTAAAATCTTTACTGgtcaatttttaaataaagttcTAGACGACATGCTGTCTAGACCGTTCCTCTACTGCATCGATACTAATAGAAGCATTCGAcaaccagaaaaaaaaaaaaaaaaaaaaaaaaaaaaaaaaaaaaaaaNTGTCGAAAGTTTTCAAGTAATACCTGAACAAATATAAGAACGGGGAAACATAAGTTACAGTGTCTTAAACCATTgcttttttaacaaaaaaaagttACTGGACTCTACCATATTAAACAACTACAAAATGCAAAAGACAACATTCGAATCTCATAGCATACATAAACAAAGGTATTGAGAGAAAAAAAGGGTATAGAAATGAAGAAAGTTGGTCTAGTGTTCTTCTGCTACAATGAGTAAAAGTTATACTTTACAAATATATTGGATGTTTATCACAAATGATCACCTTGTATTTGTACTTCACTTTCTTTATGCCAGGCCATGGATCGAGCTAAAAATTTTCGCGCAGTTGATTTGATATCCAAGCAAAAATTGGTGCAACACTCAATATTTGAGCGAAAAAAAGCTGGAGAAGCTAGCACCTTTGTTGGAGCCCCCTCGAGAAGTTCTATCACATGAAAGTTTCATGCAGCCTTTATCCATACATTATTGGAACCTTGAATCACAAATCTGCAGAAAATACAGCAGAACGAAGATTTCATTGAGAAAGTAAATTTGGGTTCTCAGTTTAACTAGATGCAATGGCATGTAGGAGTAGAACACGGATCTGCCATGATGGCGTATAGCTTTCTCACCTTTGTAAAACCGGGATCTATGAAGAGTTTGGCTATGCTGTATCGAATCTATTTCTTGAGACTGATGAATCAAAGACCCCGAATATCCAATCCTGCCTTTCTTCctcttgatatgattatagtCCTGTTGAGATCAAGGGAGAATTAGATTCGGCTTGTCAGAAATTCAACACGTCCCTAGTCGAGGGAGGCAATTTCATATCTTTTGATGAGGCCAAAAAACAGgatttcctttaaaaaaaacatctaCAGTTTGAATCTTTTTTTCATGTGAGGGGGTTGATTGCCCCCGCACCCCCTCTGGTGGATCCCCACCTGCCCGTGGACCTTCCACCACATAAGTCTGCGTGAAAGAGATTGACACAAAAAACACAGGGAAAGCCTATCTACAAGTATTTATATATCCCATTGCCTTACCAGTGATAATTCCTGTGGGTCACAGCTATCAGATTGGTCAAAAGAATCGCGATGATGATGAATTTGCACTCTTTCCCTACTCAAGGGACGCTTGCCTGCTGCATCACCATGAACGTTTCCTGAAAATTCATTGGTATCTAGCATAGCTGATTCCAAATAATCTTGCGTGCAAAGTACACTGGATGGCTCTAACGCATTGAACTTTTGACTTCTTGAACTGGTATGGTGGCTATGTAACCTTTTAAATACATCCTGCTGCTTTTGCCTTTTGCCCCATGCGAAACCGTTGGATCCTGTCACTTGAACAGGTACAGAACGGATGCTGGATCCTTGAGATTCATGTGTCATCTGAGAAGCTTCAGACAAGGCCTCTGATTTTGTATCATAGGATACGTTCATTGACATCCTAGGATCGATTCCACCTCTTCTACGATGTATATTTGTGCTGCCACCGTGGTTTCCACGAGCACCGTGCATGTTGGTCTCGACCTCCTttgaaagaagaagaaaagttaGTACAAATGGCCATCTAAAAGTGCGAAAAAAAACCATGCTCAGAAGGAGAGAGAACCTCTGTCGGAACAACTCTGCAGAAATCACTTGGTTCTTGCAGAGTTTTGCGGATACTACTTGAATTTCTTGAACCAGCTGGGACTCGTGCAGTGGTGCCCGTCTTCTTCCTGAAAATTGGCAAACTTTAGTTTGATATTCGAAGAAAATGGTCACTACAAATGGCTTATGCAGAATGTCATTGTACTCGGTCTATCATTTTCGTGCTATTAGTACTCTCCAAACTATGGTTAAACTAATCTTGTGTGCACCCATATATTGTAGTCAAATCAAATCTAGACATTTTAGTGCAGAAAATGAAACAGGTATTTCACCTTCTTGCTTCTTCACGGAGTTTCGCATCAATCTCCTTGTTTGGTGGGAACTTAGGCAGGCTTGATGGATCACATGCATAAGGTTTTGTATTGAAATACCGAGGAAAAAGTAACAAAGCCATAAATAAAGAGCTTTGTGTGATAAAGTTGGCATATTCAATTGTTTTATTAGAAATCTTACAACAGAATCAAGAGAAGAGGTAGCAGTTCCACGCTTGTATGGTTCAATGGAAAGAAATGTCTCTATAAGTTTAACTGCACTCTTTGGAAATTCTTTACATCTTTCTCGAAGTGTACTTTCGTAAGGATGCTGGGGTTTAAACATCGTCGCGAGAGGAAGTCTTGATGTTTTCCAGTACTCATCCGGTGGAGAACCACAAAGTTTGAAGATTTTATGCAATTGCTCAACCTGCAGAAGCAAAAAATTAAGCACTTTATTGAATTTGTTATGAATCGAACTCCATATCGAGAACATTCATACCTCGTTCCTGCCCTTAAAGAGAGGCCTTCCAAGAAAAAGCTCAGCAAAAACACAGCCTACGCTCCACAGATCAACTGATTCCCCGTAACTCGTTGAGCCCAAAAGCAGTTCAGGTGGGCGGTACCATAGAGTCACCACCCGACTAGTCAAGGGTTGCTTGTTTTTCGATCTCAGAAAATTTGCCAGACCAAAATCAGCAATCTTCAGAATCCCTTCATTATTTACCAAGACATTGGATACTTTAATATCACGATGCATCACTCCTCGAGAATGGCAATGCTCCAATCCACTCAACAGTTGTTTCATGTAGCACTTAATCTACTCTCAGAACAAAAACTCCAATCAGAAGACAGAACTGAGTTTTCTTCATAATCTTAATATCACCAAAACAATTCATGATTTCACAAAATCACAGTTCTAAGTACTCTGAAAACCAAAGTTGCTTAAGTATATAAAAATCAAGTGCTAAAATGTCACAAACTAACCTGTGAATCAGAGAATTTTATGTCAGGGCATGACAACAACCCAGAAAGGTCGTGTTCCATATATTCGAAAACAAGATATATACTACAGGATAACCGGGAAGTAATGACGCCCTCCAGCTTTATGATATTTGGATGATCAAGCTTGCGTAGAATCGTAATTTCTCGAGCCATGAATCTCACACTCTCGGGCTGAAAATTGTCAAACCGTACTTTCTTAAGTGCAAAGAGCTTACCAGTCTCCACATCACGAGCTCGGTAAACACTGCTGTATGTACCTTGTCCAATCTACATATAGGCAAAGATGGAATTATATCGATTATATCGAAGTTTCATGAATACAAATATGTCGCCTAAGCTATTACATTACCTTTTCGAATCTTTCGAATTTGTTTGATTGCAAAGGAAGCCATCCGTCAATGGCTTCACCAGCCACAGCCGAGAGCCACGCCGGCCATCCAGCAGCCACGTGCTCGCCTTCTATCAACCTTCCGAATTTAATGCTAAAAACAACTTTCTTCTCGGAGGACCCTTTCTTTAATGCCTTCAAATTTCCAGAGGAATCCAGAAAACCGTGTCTTTTTCTCCCAGATTCCTCCTCCTCCGCCACGTTatccacctccacctcctcatcctcctcctcttcttcctcctcctcctcGGGCTCCTCCTTTATCTTCTCCAAAGGGCCAAATCCTGGTTTGACATGTAAAGGTCCAGAAGAACTCAACCGTCTCGGCCTATGGCTAGGGAAAGCAGCTCCAACTATGGCGATGACAGAGGCGGAATCATCAAATTCAGGAGAATCGGCCTTTATATTCTTGGAGCTAACGCAACCCATGACCCACTAAAACCCATTAAAAGAACGTACCCGCCAGTGCTAACATCCAAACTGATCGAAATGGGCCAAATTCTTTAGGGGTTGAATGGAAATGACTCACCCCTATAACCGCATCAATGCGGTTGCGTTGGATAAAGAATTTGCTCAGGAAAAAAACTGTGAAAATTCTTCAACAACGGAACCTTATTGCGGAGGGGTGACgcgagagagagagaggaggGGAGAGCGGGAGATTTTCTTGTCATTATTCTTCGTCACATCTGAATGTTTCTGTTGCGAGATATACGGGCACAAAGGGAAGAAATTGATTTGCATTTCGTGTGTACGATGAATGGTTCTTCGACGcttgtttcttgattttgagaCAGTTGAGTTCCAAGTTTCTGTTGGTTCAACAGAAAGCACGATTATACATATCGATTATTAAATATGAAACATTTTTGTTAAAACCACAAATATTTGgtcttataattattataagagtCAAAGTAATTAATTCGATTATCATGAATTACAaaaataggtctcttgtgactcacgaatctttatctgtgagacgggtcaaccataccgatattcacaataaaaagtaatacttttaacataaaaagtaatattttttcatggacacaaaatacgacccgtgagactgtctcacacaagtttttgccgaaTTACAATTAGTACAATTATTGGAGAGAGATTATCCGGATGAATTTCTCTCCGAAGATCCAAACAAAATTGCAgttgaatttaatatattttcaattttagaaTCTCACGCAGAATTTACCAACTGAATATATCTCTCTCGAATAAATAAAACTAAACAATTTCTACAAATAGGAAAATGGATATTGTCTTATAAACATTGTGAGATTGATATATAATTTGTAAGATGACtccaaaatcaataaaatttcacTAGAGTGGGAAGTTTAACGCGGTTGGTAGTGGCTTAAATCAAGGTTTTGAAGCTCAAAATATCTTGCAAGATttcaattattttctttaatccaatatatatatggtaaaaacttgtgtgagacggtctcatggattatattttgtgagacatgtctCTTATATAGGtcttccatgaaaaagtattactttttatgctaagagtattattttttattgtgaatatcggtaggattgacctgtctcacagataaagatgcgtgagaccgtctcacaagagatatactctatatatataatgtaaaaatctataaaatgatactcaataaattaatatttctaAGATAatagttttattattatcgaaaaAATTTATGATCCCGTCTcactaaatttataaatataactaGAAAAATTTAGtacaatattattatattgttatcaactttttcttgaaatttaaattatttcagatTTTATCTCTAATTTTTCTCATTGCATCCAAAAAATTTGTCATCGCGTTCTCGAATTGcagcaaaaaaatatatatatgaagagTTGTTGGAGCTATGAAGGCTCCCTTCCGCATAATTAAATTCTAAAAGTTACATTCGTATTATACAGTCAATCTTATTTGATTATTCAATATAAtagatattatttaattttattttaaaaaaataatgaatatcATGCCTtagtttttataaataaatatttgcaatgaaatttatttttatattaattcaaagaATACGATAGAGTTTActaaaacaaaatcatttttatataattaaatttaacacattttggaattaataaaatttagtgGTTCTACCCCAatgttgtttttaaaaaatgcaaaaaactggtgtgatacgatctcacgagtcgtattttgtgagacggatatcttatttgagtcatccatgaaaaagtattactttttatgctaagaatattactttttattgtgaatatcgatatggttacccgtctcacagataaagatttgggaaaccgtctcacaagagaataCTCTTTCAAAAAATCTCACATACAATCAAAGCTACCAAACGCTAGTATATGAATCCCAGATCGTGAATGTGTGACCAAAAATCATTCAATTggtgtaaaatttattttcatgagatATTTAGAAGAATCTAACCTTATTATTCTCACATTATTACATTGTCTTGCGTGTATTCTTAAACAAAACATAGACACCCCGAAAATGTTAGCTTTCTTGAAAAACAAATGAATCTATTGAGTTCAGTGAAGTCTTCTCAATAAATATTCAACCTGGACTTCCTTTGTCAATGGCATGATCCAGTCCCAATACAAATCACCAACCAGGGCCGGATTTATTTTGTATGCCGGTTCAGTGATTTCTTCGTATTCATTATTGACATTCATCTCTTGCCCATATGTTCGGGTTTTTACTTCAACCCTTCTCTTGATCGCCTCTTCAACGGAAGTGTATGTTAGCAAATCCATCAATAGGGCTCGATCCTGCAACACAACCAAACAAAAACAGAGCAACTCAAAAGTCACATTCTTGAAACGGTGTTA contains the following coding sequences:
- the LOC140985666 gene encoding cyclin-dependent kinase C-2 C-like — translated: MGCVSSKNIKADSPEFDDSASVIAIVGAAFPSHRPRRLSSSGPLHVKPGFGPLEKIKEEPEEEEEEEEEDEEVEVDNVAEEEESGRKRHGFLDSSGNLKALKKGSSEKKVVFSIKFGRLIEGEHVAAGWPAWLSAVAGEAIDGWLPLQSNKFERFEKIGQGTYSSVYRARDVETGKLFALKKVRFDNFQPESVRFMAREITILRKLDHPNIIKLEGVITSRLSCSIYLVFEYMEHDLSGLLSCPDIKFSDSQIKCYMKQLLSGLEHCHSRGVMHRDIKVSNVLVNNEGILKIADFGLANFLRSKNKQPLTSRVVTLWYRPPELLLGSTSYGESVDLWSVGCVFAELFLGRPLFKGRNEVEQLHKIFKLCGSPPDEYWKTSRLPLATMFKPQHPYESTLRERCKEFPKSAVKLIETFLSIEPYKRGTATSSLDSVYFNTKPYACDPSSLPKFPPNKEIDAKLREEARRKKTGTTARVPAGSRNSSSIRKTLQEPSDFCRVVPTEEVETNMHGARGNHGGSTNIHRRRGGIDPRMSMNVSYDTKSEALSEASQMTHESQGSSIRSVPVQVTGSNGFAWGKRQKQQDVFKRLHSHHTSSRSQKFNALEPSSVLCTQDYLESAMLDTNEFSGNVHGDAAGKRPLSRERVQIHHHRDSFDQSDSCDPQELSLDYNHIKRKKGRIGYSGSLIHQSQEIDSIQHSQTLHRSRFYKDL